From Rhodococcus antarcticus, the proteins below share one genomic window:
- the infC gene encoding translation initiation factor IF-3, with protein MGVPPPVTTAPSNRGGSISAETRINDRIRVPEVRLVGPNGEQVGIVRVEDALRLAVEADLDLVEVAPEARPPVCKLMDYGKFKYENAQKLRESRKNQQMTVVKEQKLRPKIDSHDYETKKGHVERFLKAGHKVKVTIMFRGREQSRPELGFRLLQRLGADVVDLGYVETSAKQDGRNMTMVLAPHKGAKTRVKAQQGVEAGNQPAPVAAEPVAPASEPAAVEATPAAAAAAPAPQQ; from the coding sequence GTGGGAGTCCCTCCACCGGTCACGACAGCACCGTCGAACCGAGGAGGATCCATCAGCGCCGAGACCCGCATCAACGACCGCATCCGAGTTCCCGAGGTCCGGCTCGTCGGACCCAACGGGGAACAGGTGGGCATCGTTCGCGTGGAAGACGCCCTCCGGCTGGCCGTGGAGGCCGACCTCGATCTCGTCGAGGTGGCACCGGAGGCCCGCCCCCCGGTCTGCAAGCTCATGGACTACGGCAAGTTCAAGTACGAGAACGCGCAGAAGCTGCGCGAGTCGCGCAAGAACCAGCAGATGACCGTGGTCAAGGAGCAGAAGCTCCGGCCGAAGATCGACTCGCACGACTACGAGACCAAGAAGGGTCACGTCGAGCGGTTCCTCAAGGCAGGCCACAAGGTCAAGGTCACCATCATGTTCCGCGGCCGGGAGCAGTCCCGCCCCGAGCTCGGCTTCCGCCTGCTGCAGCGCCTCGGCGCCGACGTGGTGGACCTGGGCTACGTGGAGACCTCCGCCAAGCAGGACGGCCGCAACATGACGATGGTCCTGGCCCCGCACAAGGGTGCGAAGACCAGGGTCAAGGCCCAGCAGGGCGTCGAGGCCGGCAACCAGCCCGCTCCGGTGGCCGCCGAGCCCGTGGCACCCGCGAGCGAGCCCGCTGCCGTGGAGGCGACACCCGCCGCCGCGGCCGCCGCGCCCGCACCCCAGCAGTAG
- a CDS encoding DUF1844 domain-containing protein has translation MSDAPELAADQSSPEPVSHGLPSRELSDVPAIEVISRAAVMLMSSAAEKLGLADADPAESPHRDLDEARRVITALAGLVTASTEYLGLHAGPLREGLQALQRAFREESTHPDEPGMGPGEKYTGPVH, from the coding sequence ATGTCGGACGCCCCGGAACTCGCCGCAGATCAATCCTCCCCGGAGCCCGTGTCCCACGGGCTCCCGTCCCGCGAGCTCTCGGACGTGCCCGCCATCGAGGTCATCAGCCGGGCTGCCGTGATGCTCATGAGCTCGGCTGCCGAGAAGCTCGGCCTGGCCGATGCCGACCCCGCGGAGAGCCCGCACCGGGACCTGGACGAGGCCCGGCGGGTCATCACCGCACTCGCAGGTCTGGTCACGGCCTCGACGGAGTACCTCGGGCTGCACGCCGGACCGCTGCGCGAGGGCCTCCAGGCGCTGCAGCGGGCCTTCCGCGAGGAGTCCACCCACCCCGACGAGCCCGGGATGGGCCCCGGCGAGAAGTACACCGGCCCGGTCCACTGA